The genomic DNA GGGGGCGAAGCGAACGTAATTTAAGCACCATGCCAAGACGCCGCGCCAAAAACGTCCAAGCCCGCGCCAACGCCCACGTCTCCGAGCGCCAGATACTCGAGCGCATCGACGAAGACGAGCTCATTGAGCGCCTGGAGGCCCTCGACGAAGATCCCTTTATCCTCGCCCTCGACCAAGTGCAGGACCCGCACAACCTCGGAGCCTGCCTGCGCTCAGCCGAGGCCGCCGGCGCACACGCCGTCATCGCCCCGCAGCATCGCACTGTCGGCTTGACCGACACCGTCCGCCGCGTTTCGGTGGGTGCCGCGGACGAGATTCCTTACGTGCAGGTTGTCAATCTTGGCCGGACGCTGGAACGCTTTAAGGAGATGGGCATCTGGATCGTCGGCACGGGCGACGAAGAGAGCCAGCTGATCTACGACGTCAACCTCAGCGGCCCACTATGCATGGTGATGGGCTCCGAGGGAGCCGGAATCCGCAGCAAAACCGCTCGACTTTGCGATCACCTCGTAAAAATCCCCATGCTGGGCACGGTGGACTGCTTAAATGTGTCCGTGGCAACCGGCGTTTGTCTTTTTGAGGCGGTCCGCCAACGGATTTAAGTTCAGCCCGCAAAAATAGGCCATATTACCTATTAAGAAAAAGGGCCAATTGACGACCATAAGACCCTACCAGCTTTTCAGCTACTCAAAAGCATTGCGATTGCAATGTTTTTGCATACACATCGCAATCACCCGAACCCGCATTTTTGAGGGGGCTAAAATTTGGTAAATTTTTATAATATTGAATAACAACAGCTTAAAGAAGCACTTCAAATAGTGGCATGTGCAGTGCTATGATATTGGCATCAACCAACTAGTTATCATGTATGCCGAACACTCACACGCCGAAATCAAAGAAGAACATTCAGTCGCCAAAACTCGCAACGAACTGATTGAAGAATTCTACCCGCTCGTGCGGACAATCGTTAACAGCATGCTCTCGCACCTGCCGACTTGTGCAGACGCTGATGAGTTGCACAGCGTAGGCGTCACCGGCCTGATCGCAGCGATCGACCGCTACGAGCCACGCCACGCCAAAACCTTCCGTTCTTATGCGGGCACCCGCATCCGCGGTGCAATTCTTGACGAACTCCGCCGCATGGACGCCCTGCCCCGCACCCGCCGGGCCAAGGTCCGCAAGATGCGCGCCACCGTCGAAAAGCTCGAGCAAAAGCTGGGCCGCACCCCGAACGACGCTGAGCTCGCCAAGGAGCTGAAACTCTCCGGCAAGCAGTATGAGAAGTTCCGTGCCAGTGCCGAGCCGGTCATGTTCGTCTCCCTCGACCAGGGCAACTCCGCCACTTCGAGCGACGAAGAGCCAAACCTGCACGAGACCATTGCCGACGACCGGGACGTGCCCGTTCTACAGCGCCTCGAACGCACGGAAATGATCTCTGAAGTTTCACAGTTAATCGAATCTTTGCCCGAGCGCCAACGCTCCATCATTTTCCAGTATTATTACGAAGGCAAGCGCCTCTCCGACATCGCTGAAGTATTCGGCGTCACCGAGGCCCGCATCTGCCAAATCCACAGTCAGGCCGTCGCCAAGCTGCGCCGCAGCTTCCAGAAGATCAATTCCGGTGCGACGGTGGAAGAAGCCGAAGCCGCCATCGCCTAAGCATTCGTCTCCGGCATACGACGAACACTCACCGCGATAACTTTTTGAGCGGGAAGCAGCAATGCTTCCCGCTTTTTTTGTGCTGAATAAACAGAGAATTCTAAACAGGAAGAACGGGAAGCTCATCATTTTAAAAAAGAGTGGGCAGCACCGATTCGTAAGCCACCTAACCGCCAAGCGTTGTAATCTTAGCTGCGTTTGTTCACAAATTCAGTTTCGAAGCTTCCCGATCTTCCTGTTTAATTCCCATGCCTGCAGCTACCAGCTCTGCGCATATTTCTCCCGATAATCACTGGGCGACATCTGGGAGCGCGCGCGAAACCAACGGGCAAAATAATTTTGCGACCCGAAGCCCAGCTCGACTGCGATTTGCTTGATCGGCGTCATGGAACTGGACAGCTGGACGATGGCGGCATCGAGTCGGCGGTTGTCCCAATACTGCTTCGGCGTTTGGCCAAGCTCACGCACAAAGAGTCGGTTAATCTGGCTTACGCTCAGACCAATGCGTTGCGCAAGGTCCGCCTCGCGCAGCTCCCGGTCGATTGGCAACAGATCCAGAAATTGTATCGCCGAGCGGATGCGTTCATCCAGCCCATCGAATGGGTTAATGGCATTATCTTGCTTACGAAAGGTTTCGATCAGACAGCGGAGCCAGCCAAAAAACGTTTCGCGAATTAACAGGTAGCCGTCGATGTCGCTCGATTGGTGCCACAGATTCGTACGCACCGTTTCGGGAGCCCCCTCGCGAATGCACCCCAGCAGCTTACGGCTGCGTTCAAGCAGTTCGGGAAAATCCTCGTGCGCAAAGATCATCATTTCGTTGTGATCAAAAAACGACCGCCCATCCGGACGCGACAGAATGAAGCGCACCGAAATTATTTCCGCATCCGGGCTAAAATCCCGGCGTTGCAATTTCTTGGTGATAAATGCCCACTGCCCCTCGGTGGCGACCCGCTCCTCACTCTCGGAGGCGATGGTCAGCTGGCCGCGCTTCAAATAATAAATCGGAATGCCGGGCTCGATATCGCGAGGCAGCGAAAGATACCTCGGATGGATCACACCTTCGTAAGCCCACATTAGCTCGGTGCGGAGTTTTGCCCAATCCCGCATCGACGCGCCAATGGGCATTTTCCTGGCTGGCTGAGCCATCGGCTACTGCCACTCCTCGTTGGCTTCGTCTGGCTCGGGTTTGCGCGAGCGCAAGCGCCCACCGATAATCAGCGAGCCTTCGTATAGCGCCCACAGCGGCAGCGCCGTCACGCAAAGCGTCAGCGGATCGCCACCGGGCGTCACCAAAGCCGCAATTACCATGATGATAAATATCGCGTAGCGGCGCCCGGCCTTGAGCCGTTCCACGGTGACAATATCCAGATAGATCAGCAGAATAATGACTAGCGGCGATTGAAAGAGTAGCCCGAGCCCGAGCGTCGTCCACACAACCAGCCCATAATATTTCACCGGCGTCCACAACGAGGCAAAACCGAAGGCCTCCTCAAAACTCAATGACACATACAGATAGAACGGCAGGAGCAGGAAAAAACCGAGCGCCGAGCCGAGAAAAAACAGCAACAGAATCGAAAGGCATACCGGGCGCAAAACGTTCTTTTCATCATCGGTCAAACCCGGTGCCACGAAGCCCACGGTGAAGTAAACGATGAACGGCAGCGACAGCGCGATGCCACCAAAAAACGACAATTGCAGGATGAAGGTAAAAACATTCATCGGCCCGTCCGTGCGCAGCAGGATTTCGCGGTCGGGGTCCCCGATCAAGCTGTAGGCCTGATGCAGCGGCCATTGCAGGGCATCGGCAAACCATACACCAAAACCCAACACCAGCACACAGCCCAGCATCATCGCGCCCATGCTTTTGATCAGCACCCAGCGCAACTCCTCCACATGATCCCAAAATCCCATCACGCCGCCCGGGCTTTCGGGCGCATTGGGATCCGGTTCTAACGGCGTGGGATCGTTATTCATGACAGTTACTTTTTGCGCGAACGGCTGGGCGAACGCCACTCCATTTCCACGCAATTATCCAGATCAGATATTTTGCGAAAGCCGCGGCGCTCATAAAACTGACGCGCGGGATTGCCATTCAAAACCCTCAAGCGAACCGGAAGGTTGGCTTGCCGGGCGGCGTTGCATAAGTCTTCCACCAGCGCGGAACCGATGCCCTGCTCCTGGTATTCTGGGCTCACCTGAATGTCGCCCAAGAACAGACACTCTTCTTGCGGCTCGACTTTGAACATACCGATGTCCTTGCCACGCAGTTGGATAATGGATGTGAATTCTGGCTGAA from Cerasicoccus sp. TK19100 includes the following:
- the rlmB gene encoding 23S rRNA (guanosine(2251)-2'-O)-methyltransferase RlmB, whose translation is MPRRRAKNVQARANAHVSERQILERIDEDELIERLEALDEDPFILALDQVQDPHNLGACLRSAEAAGAHAVIAPQHRTVGLTDTVRRVSVGAADEIPYVQVVNLGRTLERFKEMGIWIVGTGDEESQLIYDVNLSGPLCMVMGSEGAGIRSKTARLCDHLVKIPMLGTVDCLNVSVATGVCLFEAVRQRI
- a CDS encoding helix-turn-helix domain-containing protein, with protein sequence MAQPARKMPIGASMRDWAKLRTELMWAYEGVIHPRYLSLPRDIEPGIPIYYLKRGQLTIASESEERVATEGQWAFITKKLQRRDFSPDAEIISVRFILSRPDGRSFFDHNEMMIFAHEDFPELLERSRKLLGCIREGAPETVRTNLWHQSSDIDGYLLIRETFFGWLRCLIETFRKQDNAINPFDGLDERIRSAIQFLDLLPIDRELREADLAQRIGLSVSQINRLFVRELGQTPKQYWDNRRLDAAIVQLSSSMTPIKQIAVELGFGSQNYFARWFRARSQMSPSDYREKYAQSW
- a CDS encoding GNAT family N-acetyltransferase — protein: MKITLRQAKPSDADWLEPFYESLMRPYVELTHAWDKSVFRAKFQPEFTSIIQLRGKDIGMFKVEPQEECLFLGDIQVSPEYQEQGIGSALVEDLCNAARQANLPVRLRVLNGNPARQFYERRGFRKISDLDNCVEMEWRSPSRSRKK
- the tatC gene encoding twin-arginine translocase subunit TatC yields the protein MAFAQPFAQKVTVMNNDPTPLEPDPNAPESPGGVMGFWDHVEELRWVLIKSMGAMMLGCVLVLGFGVWFADALQWPLHQAYSLIGDPDREILLRTDGPMNVFTFILQLSFFGGIALSLPFIVYFTVGFVAPGLTDDEKNVLRPVCLSILLLFFLGSALGFFLLLPFYLYVSLSFEEAFGFASLWTPVKYYGLVVWTTLGLGLLFQSPLVIILLIYLDIVTVERLKAGRRYAIFIIMVIAALVTPGGDPLTLCVTALPLWALYEGSLIIGGRLRSRKPEPDEANEEWQ
- a CDS encoding FliA/WhiG family RNA polymerase sigma factor, whose translation is MYAEHSHAEIKEEHSVAKTRNELIEEFYPLVRTIVNSMLSHLPTCADADELHSVGVTGLIAAIDRYEPRHAKTFRSYAGTRIRGAILDELRRMDALPRTRRAKVRKMRATVEKLEQKLGRTPNDAELAKELKLSGKQYEKFRASAEPVMFVSLDQGNSATSSDEEPNLHETIADDRDVPVLQRLERTEMISEVSQLIESLPERQRSIIFQYYYEGKRLSDIAEVFGVTEARICQIHSQAVAKLRRSFQKINSGATVEEAEAAIA